ACCAGATAAAAGGCAAGCACGAACCCGATGACGAGCGCAAAGCTCACGACAAGAACGCTCTGCGATGAGAAACGTGCGAACGCGGCCGATATGAGTATGATGATGATGCTTATGAAGGTGATGGCCAGGCGCAGGTGCATCTTCGTCTCCGCTTCCGATGTATCGCCGTGCACATCCTTAAGCTTTTCGATATACCTGAGGCTCTGCGCAAGCGTCATGAGCTCGGGCGATGTCTCGGGTTTCTCGAAATGCACCGGCGTTTCCGGCATGGCGTGCATGAAATTGCTGAACACGGTCACGCCCGCGACACGATTGCTCACGAACACGGTGTGCGCACCGCCGGTGAGCAGCCAGGCATTGCTCGCCGCCACCCAGGTGCCCTCGCGGAACGTGAGCTTTTCCTGCATGATATTGCCCGCACCGGTCGTTATGATAAGCCCCCCCTGCATGCGTTTCTCGGGGATGCTGTAGGATCGTATGAATATCACGCGGTTGCCGCGCCCGTACAGCATGAGATTATCGTTGTTCCCGAGCCGCCGCGGGCGGTTATACATCTCGTCGCTCACGCGCTGGGATTCCTGCACCCAGGGTGCCGCGA
The Spirochaetota bacterium DNA segment above includes these coding regions:
- a CDS encoding LptF/LptG family permease, translated to MNTLERHLLREFFLMFLGTVVFFSIIVTFSEMLSQMQFYLALVKMGPKLAANIPKFHLLRIPYIITGYLTPVCIMFAATFVLGTMVKNNEMMSVYGSGISLSRFIRVLIIASIVICGTSIIVWEFIAAPWVQESQRVSDEMYNRPRRLGNNDNLMLYGRGNRVIFIRSYSIPEKRMQGGLIITTGAGNIMQEKLTFREGTWVAASNAWLLTGGAHTVFVSNRVAGVTVFSNFMHAMPETPVHFEKPETSPELMTLAQSLRYIEKLKDVHGDTSEAETKMHLRLAITFISIIIILISAAFARFSSQSVLVVSFALVIGFVLAFYLVMSISTSLSNMRILPPIVGAWLPDILFLGIAIYLFRRIQSNSPSGR